In Helianthus annuus cultivar XRQ/B unplaced genomic scaffold, HanXRQr2.0-SUNRISE HanXRQChr00c003, whole genome shotgun sequence, the following proteins share a genomic window:
- the LOC110876311 gene encoding uncharacterized protein LOC110876311: protein MVWYGQCIPRHAFLLWLVLKNKLKTQDRLAVWEAGSETNLRLMCCPLCNYGRDSRDHLFFQCSFSAKVWNIVKTRTDLRYVDDYWSSIVGWIDHNTSSKTLAHIVSKLVLAAATYFIWKERNNRLFSNIRNKEEMVAQSIFDTVRLRIMGFKIGRDVNSRKLLEMWEIKVDDPG from the coding sequence ATGGTGTGGTATGGCCAATGCATTCCAAGACACGCTTTCCTCCTTTGGTTAGTTCTAAAAAATAAACTCAAGACGCAGGATAGACTGGCGGTTTGGGAAGCTGGGAGTGAGACAAATTTAAGACTTATGTGCTGCCCTCTATGCAACTATGGACGGGACTCGAGGGATCACTTGTTCTTTCAATGCTCTTTTTCGGCTAAAGTTTGGAATATTGTCAAGACGCGAACGGATCTGAGATATGTTGATGACTATTGGAGCTCTATTGTGGGATGGATAGATCATAATACGAGTTCAAAGACGCTGGCTCACATTGTAAGTAAGCTTGTTCTTGCGGCTGCTACATACTTCATATGGAAAGAAAGGAACAATCGGTTGTTTTCTAACATACGCAATAAGGAAGAGATGGTGGCTCAATCTATTTTTGATACGGTTCGACTTCGTATTATGGGGTTCAAGATCGGTCGGGACGTGAATAGCAGGAAGCTTTTGGAAATGTGGGAAATAAAGGTGGACGATCCGGGCTAA